TcacaatttcaaaaccatcacaaaccaaaatttttcaAGCCATcacaatttcaaaaccatcacaaaccaaattttatcAAGCCATCACAATTTCCAAACCAGCACAAACTGTCACAACTTCCAAACCATCACATACTCACAATTTTTCAGCCGCATTCGTATTCACTGGTGTTCCATCTTTCTTGGTCTGTGACTTAACCCAGACCATTAGCCTCGTCACTTCAGCTGGGTCCGCACTACCAGTTTTCTGAACAACACAACATGCCACTATTAGTAGTAAGTTTAATAAAAACTCTAAGcaataaaaaacataacaatctTCTACTAGCTTAACCATCCCTTTGCGACTACAAGTATGAAGAATTCGGTTGCGCCTTCTTTCCTTGTAGTTATCGCTTATAACCTAAAAATGATTGTTAATTAGTAActttctatataataaataaacttagttttttttctaaaaacataCCTTACATTCAGGGCTCATTTTGCTCTTCACGAATTTTCTCCACTCAAATGGAGAAACATTTTTAGGTCGCACATTCATCCTCTGCTGGTTTGTCTTTGCTTCTCTAAACTTGATTACTTGCCTAGATTTCCAGGACCTCCACAAACATCCCATCTGCTTAAGCACTGCAACCTTTTGATACTCCTCATCTAGTTCAAACCTTGCCTTCAAtcaattacagaaaaaaagagattgataTAGTGATAAGGACAGATagtcaaatattacaaaaaaagagtgaagTGTCCAGAGAAGTGTCCTGATATCTTCACCTGTTTTTGTCCAGCGATCAATTGTGATAGGGACGTGTTCTCGGACCAATGCGCCTGCATATGATGCTAACTTAACTGAGCCTTTACCAATAGGCTCTCCCATCATGGTATACTCCACGCTGACTCTTGCATTTGGATCCTTAGCAATATCTTTCATCCTAGTTGGTCCACGTTGCCTCTTGGTCTTAGGTTGAACTGCATCTTCATCTCCAGATAATTCAAGCTCGCCTTCAGGTTCTTCCACATCAGGGTCTTTATCTCCTTGTTCTACTGCTGCTTGAActtcagcttctttttctgtctCTACATTGTTTACAGCTTCCTCAATGTTTTCTGCTGGAACTTGATTAGTTTGTTCTACATCTGTTGGCTCTATTGTACCCACATACTTCACCTCATCGTCATTGCATTTCTTAGGAGAAGCTTTTTTAGATTGTCTTCCAcgctttttcttctgttgtccCACTGTAAATCactgagaaaaaagaaaaaaagagcaTTAATTCCATTAATAAGTGCAACACAATAACAGACAGATAATGAACACACAAACCGACAGACAATCAACACTCAAACAGACAAACAATCATCACTCAAAGTTAAAACAAAGTCACTTCTCTCACTTCAAAGACAGACAAAAAATCATCACTCGAATGTAAATCCCTTCACAATCACTTCTCTCATTCTCAGCTACTTCCAAGTCAACATCGATGTCAACTGTTGTGGGCAATGGCCCAATGTCAAGAGTAACATCGtcactctcttcctctctgaATCTTCTCGACGGACCTCTCATTGCAACATGCCAAGTTGACGAGTCATCTTCACGCATGTAAAACACTTGTTTTGCGTGAGAAGCTACAATATACAGATCCCTTAAAAAAGAGACTTGACTATGATTCAAGTTAATAAATGtaaacccttcttcttccttagctCCATTGCCCTTTACTGCCTAGTTGCAACGGAATAAAGGAACATAGAAGACATTATAGTCCAACAATATAATGTCTGTTATGCAGCCATAATACTGCACCAAATCCATCACTTGTGAATTGTCCTTTGCACTAGACCTACAAACTGTTGTCGCTTCATAGAAAACACCACTattctatgttttcttgtCAATTGTTCTCGTGTAAAATCGTTGCCCATTCACTATGTAACCAGTAAATGACCTTGCGCAACTACGTGGACCATAAGCCAGCCATTTCAGTGTTTCTCCATGAGTACTAGAATCAAGAtgtatctataaaaaaaacaaaaaaagtcagGCTCTTATATCTAtcacaaacaaattaataagtGAAAGACAATTACTAGCCTGTTCTATAagctaagaaacaaaattttgggtGTGCATACTCCATAACAGAGATGCATCACGTCTGCATCTCCCATTAGTGTTTTGTAGAAGCTACAGGTGCTCACTagtaaaaagataaaaaaaaatatgatttagcCATAGTAATTGCctggaaaatgttgaatgaaAAGCAATTATGGCACTTACTCAACATATGGTTCGACGACAGCCATATTCTGGATGACAGCCAAATGGGCTATTTTGGTCTCCATTTCTGTAAGATTAATAAACCTGCCTGCAGAGATAGGACGCCCTCCAAGGATAGAGTTGTTCTCGTACTCAGTATTTATATCTACCTTTTCCtgaatttttgttgtcttcttcaaaaattcACTACTGAATTGGATGCACTCTTCAGCTAAATAACACTTAGCAATACACCCTTTAGATCTTGTAGTGTTACTCACAAAATCTTTGAGGACTTTCATATATCTCTCGAAAGGGTACATCCATCTGAAATGAACTGGTTCCCCTAACCGAGCTTCTCTCCCTAAATGAATTGTCAAGTGCACCATGATATCAAAGAAACTGGGAGGAAAAAAATTTTCAAACAGATAAAGGGTTTCAACAATCTCAGCTTCCATTTCCAAAAGCTGCTCCATATCAATCACTCTCTGACATAAGTGATTGAAAAATTTGCATAAGCGCCCAGTTGCTACCCTAGGACCTTTAGGCAACAACCCTCTCAAAGATATTGGAAGAAGCTGCTGCATTAAAACGGGATAATCGTGTGATTTCAAGCCTGTTACCTTACACTCTTCTAAAGATACACCTCTTGCTATGTCTAAACAGTAGCCATCTGGTCCTTTGAAATCAAATAGACGTTTGCagaagatcttcttctctgtcttgGAGAGAGACCAAAGTGCTGTGAGAAGATATGTTCTTTTGCCTTTGGTTTGCGGATGCAAGTCCTTCCTTATAGCAAGCACCTCGAGATCTTTGCGAGCATTTAGACCATCCTTTGACTTCACACAATCCAACAATGTTGATACAATAGATGCAGCCACATTTCTCTCCACATGCATGACGTCTAAGTTATGCCTTACTGGTAGGtcctataaaaccaaaacaaaatgcatcagacatttttttcccttttttccaATCTTCATAATATGACATATCTCAAGAAAATAGAACAGACCTGCCAATAAGATAGCCTGAAAAAGATTGACCTTTTCTTCAATCTTGATAACTCTTCCTCATCTACTTtgcctcttcttcctcatcctcctcCGAGTCACTAGATAGATCATCACTATCTGATCCTGATTTAAtagactctgttttttttcctcttcattGCAGATTGTTTGAAATtcccaaaattattttggaaattttcaaattatgagAAATTTCCAAACCACGTAGTATTCTCCTCTTTCACTTTTCCACCGATTTGTGGGTTTTATCTAACAATTCATAAGTTATTTTACAATTAACTACAGCTCTCACTATTTGACACCTGTTTTAAGTCTCAAATTTTCATCTCTCaccttttaaaacaattaaactttactgttttaaaaaaaaaaaaaaaaaaaaatacgacaaaatttctttctttcccaTGATGTTTTAGGTAGATATCTGAATtttatttagcaaaaaaaaaatataagactTTATCTTCAATAACTGTTCACCCACGTCCCCATCCCATTATTCATCTTTACTTTCACAAAATACTAGAGATACACAACGTCAAAAATTGTTCTTTCCCTTGAAGCACTTGgcaattttttttcatcaccCATTGATTTTATTAGCATTTCTCTCGAGTCTCGATCTCACTTCGTCATCGTTGTTTGTAATTCACACTTGACGATGTTTCTCTTGAGGTATATTCTTGGACGAGGTTTAACTTTATATCTCCATTTTTTCCTCTTGCACGACCTCATGTTCTCATGCTTTATATTTTCTGAGAGTGAGCAACAAATGCGTTGAGAAAAACTCTTAAACAAATGTATGGAAATTGGTTGGTAGAATGCATGTTAGAGATatgaacaaaaattatataagtaACTCTCTCaatttcaaatccaaaagaacatatgtgatatatttctataaacttttgtgtttttgaagaaattagACTTCTACAAGAATATACTTTATCGCTCATAATtaagtgtttgtgtttgtaattaattattaattggCATCGTCATGTGCATCTATAAGCATATTGACGAGTACATATAACAATTTTTaactctcttttctctctcatATTAAGAACGACATcggaacaaaacaaaatgcttGAATAACCATGTGTTACATGAAGACTCATAAAAGGAGCCAATCAACATTGTTTTGTTCAGATTGAATTTAACATATCATTCTTAGCTCATGATGGTAGTTGAAATGTGAAATAGGGAAAGTATTTTTGTTATGACATAAAtcagttttagttttgtaacaacttttgttttctatcttaacgaaatatatatagataataagTAACACTATTAATAGATGTTTActttaagtaaataaataattatccaaaaaaattttAGTCACCTTggatgtaaataattttttggcCCGGGCATAATACGGGCTAAGCACTTTCCCTTCATTTTTTAGAAAAGTTAGACATTGATACCCTCTAACTGAACTGAATGTCCTCAATTGTTTTTCAACCAAATTAGTTTAGTTATGttgaattgaatttttttgtttttaagatctATGgctaagaataaaaaaaagttgttctttttataatatcaGAGatcaaatgagaaaaaattcaaaaagtgTCTCTCTTCGTCAATGAGAACGACATTGACAATTTGTTCCTCTTGTGCTCTCTAATTAACCTTGATAATAGAAATGAGATTGTCCCTCAAACTGAAAACATAATGACCATCACAATCATCCTCCCTTAATGGTGGTGACAAAATCATCATGTTGCTTCCATGTCCTTTAATCACAACTCCTTTAGCCTACcccaaaaagtcaaaattcaATGTCAGCATATCAAACCtcacaaaaaaacataaatgcTGCTCTTTCCTCAACATTCTTACCCTAATTCTAATTTCCAAATgtcaaatattaataaaacaaaagaagaagaaaagagtaacCTCTTGTTCAGGTAGGGACTCGTCCCAAGTCATACGAGGACGTTTTGACTCGTTCTTTATCCATATTCTCGAATCCGTTAGCTATCATAACTGACACAGAGAATCAATCACCGACACATCCAAAAAGGAATCTAATGCTCAATCTGTAGCTAAAAGAGGGAAATAATCCACCAGAAATTCTTCATGTAGATATAATTACGTTGCGAAAAATCAGAACGAAAGTGATAACTACgaaaatggtgaaaacaaAGGACCTTGCTGTGGTTTGGAACTAGAAAGAGTGCAAGAGAGAGATTTCTTTATCAAATCTGAAATTGCTTTACGTTTTGTGGTGAAAAAATTTCCTTCGATAAGATTTTGAGAATCAATTGAAATCTGATTTTGCTTTGATGTTCCTCTAATAAGAGAAGTAGTTACATAATGAATTTTAGGCTATTTTAAACATTAGTTTTGGGAAGCAAATGAGATGGACAAGCATCCCATTTTTATCATATGGTGAAGTTGATGATGTTAAACTGATTATTGGCTATTTagatttcagattttgctTGTTTATGAAATGTTTGTATCTTAGTTCTAAAAATGTGGATGACGATATATATGGATGGCACATTGTGGAGGACGCATCATGGATTGTGCATTATGGATTGTTATGATGAGAGTTGTGAATCTTTTGGTCTTACATGTTAAGAACTGGAAAAATTATATGTGGTGCTTTTGGTACGATTGTTGTCCACAAAGTTCCATCCATCCGATTCTTAAAGaacatttattcattttaaatcatatagatattatttttaaagacaTAATTGTTCACTGACGAGTGTCCAAAGAATCAAGTCCAAATGATCACCTAGTAACTcacattttgtttcatatcaaTGCACAAATTTATACATGAACAATAATCAtcgataaaaaaatttgttgaacTTTTGGGGTTCTTCCACTATTTAACTTTTAGAGGTTCACTTCTCTTACATCTCTTAGTTCTCTTTAATGATTTGTTTCACTCACTCATTTTAACACAAGCACAAAAAGAACCTTCACTCTCGTTCTCTCTAGTCTTTGgttagtttcttgttttgacaCGAAGATATAAAACGATTTACTTGTTTCACTCACGAAGACCGAAATACACcatccatttttctttgatcaatATTCACTTCTGTATGAGTATGGACACTATCATAATTATAAATGGATCCATATCCAGCGATAACTCATTAACAGTAAACAAAGGCAACATTGTCCATTGATGTGTGTCCAATATGTGCAATCCATATGGTTATTTATACCTAACACATAAGTTATACATAAACAGAACAAGACGATGAATAAGTCATAATGCTCCCTCAGTTACCGTCACCAACTCGATCGCCACCACCAACCAATAGACACTTTATCACCATATCAAAGACAACCGTCGCAAGGAACCATAACAAATCCGTTGGAGAAACAGCTAAGAAGAGACATCGAAGTAAGCAACGAATTTTAGATCTAAACCCAAATCTTCCGTCGCAAATTATTGGGTGTTTCTTCCGTCGTTGAATGTTTCCGCTTTCGTCATTCACACACCTGCCGTTTTTATACTCCACCAGAGCCAAACCTTGACTAATGAAGCGAGTACGTTCAATTAGCCAAAATTGAATCTCAGATTCCAATAAAACCATAGGAATTCGAGAAGATCAAAATAGGGGAACGAATTGATGAATTGACTTCTGATGAGAAGATAAAGAGATAGCAAAATCATAGGAAAGGTTTTTTTGTTCtggttaattttgtttatttctggataaagtgagaaaaagagagagacaagagagagaagagagagaagaatgaAGAGATACAAGTCAAAAATATTGTCACGAAAAAAAGTTGTAGTTAGAAGGGCAAATTGGACAATTTAGCTTGGAAAATACAGAATCCTTTTAAAGTGCCTTAATCGGTAATAAGTTTCCAAAAAGTGTCTAATTACGTAATATTCTCCTTGAATTATATACTTGGAATGTGACACGTTTAGGCACTTTTagataatcttattttttttgaggCACTTATGAGGGAGAgaacacttttttttattatttgactTATTTTAAGACATTTTTACCCCTAATTTAACCAacaacttttattttgaaatttaacataaattaaacactttctctctctttgatgATCCTTACACaagaaatctctctctctctctctctctctctctctctctctctctctctctctctctctctctctctccatgaTTTGTAATGCCTTTCTCTCTCCACATCTCCATAACTTCTAGGCTTGATTTCTCTTATCGATTATGGCGGCGGTTCACCAAAAATCGGTGGTACCGATTCTGCAAATAAATGGGAGaagtttcttaaacaattCGATCTCGATTATCTCAggaatttgataaaatttctATGTCCATAAGGTCTTGGAGGTGGAGGTCTCTGcaaactgtaaaaaaaatcaacaaatatttttttggtgtccATAATAACGAGTCCTTTGAAATATATTCATTCGAAAACCTTTTTACTGATCCATATCCAAGCTATATAGCATGTCCATAATAACAGGAGATTCGATTAACGGTGGtttgtaaagaaaccaaagttctATATCCATAAGGTCTTGAAAGTGGAGGTCTCTgcaaactgaaagaaaaatcaacaaacaattttttggtatccataataacgagtccatttaaatatatccattcaaAAACCTTTCTACTGATCTGTATCCATTCTATATACTATGTCAATAATAATAGGAGATTCGATTAACCGtgttttgtaaagaaaccaaagttccaTGTTCATAAGGTCTTGAAGGTGGAGGTCTCTGCaaactagaaagaaaaatcaacaaacaattttttggtgtccataataacgaatctatttaaatatatccattcgTAAACCTTTTTACTGATCTATATTCATTCTATATAGCATGTCCATGATAACATGAGATTCGATTAACTGGAATCTCGATGCTACGTAGATGAAACGAGTTTGACACATGAGagatcaaaaatcaaatctagttgccattgttgaagaagaagaattttcttAGAGAACTGAATCTCAAATTTATgtcaaaacaaagatttaaattgcaaaataaatcacaatctCCAATCAGTGAAAACGAATAAAATATCGAACTCCCCAATCAATTCATAATCTCAGAACAATCCGAGTAATTCTACAATatacaaatatcaaattttgcaaaatttgAATACCCAATCCCGTAACTGAAAGAAGAACTTCATACCAtctaaaataccaaaataaagaaacgCTTGAGTGGATCCAACAAATAATTATAAGGAGATCGACTATTTTGAACATCCaacaaataactttttttagaACCGTCTATTTTGAATAATTCCATTGAAGTAGACGCAACttacaaagagagagagagagagagagagagagagagagagagagaaatttatttaagagagtattttatttaagagggtattttagtaaaaaaacatAGCGAAAGTGTCTACTTCTTTGGAAATGCCTACCCAGGGAAATAGTTTTTAGAAAGTGTCTAAGAATGTAATATTCTCTATATACTTTGACTCGCTTTTTTGAACTCTAATTTATGAATTAACTGGTAAAGACGATCGGGACGTTACATAAAATGACTTGTTCTTTATAAGATAAAAGATTTTACCATTTATTTTCTAGAGATTTTTGGtccaacatatatatttgttgacTTCTCATTTTGTTGCGTTTGTAATATCTTTTCAGTATGCTGTACATTATCtttattctaaaaattataaaaattcgAAAACGCGTTCCAACCCGTTCGATCAGTTGACAAGTTTAAAGTATTTGCAACTATATtcattatatttgtttatctCTCTAGCTCTTGATTCTTCCTACAAAATTATCACTTGCAACTCCTAAAGATTCTAATGGATTGCTTGCTGAAAATACAACCACGAGACGCTCAAGATCATCAAAGATGAACTCGTAAAACTCGCGAGTgtcttgtttttgtgtttgttatttCTATTGGAGTGGTCGTGAAGTGTCAAGTGGTATAGGCATCACACATTTGAACAAGTGGTATTAAGCGTTAGTTATtgctatcaaatatcaatcatgaaaagagaaagaagattatGAAATCGATCAAAATGTAATCTAACAGGAGAGAATAGGTCGAAAGGTTCAGCTTGAAGCGTAAGATACATATCTTAATATGTCATTGACTTTCCCAAATTAGATCAACTTGacacagatttttttttttttttttttttttttgttaaggcCGGTTAGGTTTACAACTATTATTACATGAAGGAGCTCTCCCTGAATTACTGCCTGATGCACCGATCTTGAGATCTCTTAATAGTGTTTGATCCCAAACTTCTTTTCCTATTTTGTTccctaaaaacaaaacaactattAGCTAATcaatttgaagaagagaaataaaacaacTGTTAAATTGTGAAACAtagaaccaaaaccaaaagatcaACGTAtgaacaaaattgaagaataCTTGGTTTGCgtttcaaattttgaactacTACAAAACCCAAATCGTATCAAAAAAATACTTACTTTGGCTTGGAGATTCATATTGTACTCGGGCTAATACCGTATTTGATAATCcagataacaaaagaaaactcagAGTTAGTATACAAAGCGTGAGTTTGTACATATTTTGGTTGATTTAAAcgtataaatttaaaagatgggatttcatgcatatatatagatatatgaaGTCACGTTACGTCTTAGGTGTTCATTTTTCTGTCTTGGTCAAACacatcttcatttctttgttcCCTATAAGTATTTATAATAACGAAAATTAAGCTGGTTTTCATATAATAGAAAACCGTAATTGACTTTGAAAATGTATAAAGTCTTCTGAATTGGTccaatataattttagttattaattCTATCTATAGTGGAGAACGAAATACAATTTCTATGTTTAAGTGAGCATAATTTAAAAGCAAACGCTTTTGTTATTcgataaaatcaaaatttgtttttttggggatggacaatatattatataagatcCCACTTGAATATTTTCAAGAGGAATGGACAATATATAATCCTACTTGCatttaaatgtttaaaaaatctaagatCCTGTGTCAACCCAAATTATTTTGAGCCCAAATTGTTATAAGAATTCCATAAATACATGTGAAACCAATGTTCTTTTTGCTCCTTGATCAATACTTTTCTATTAAATAAAACTTGATCTTTAGTATTTGGCTGTAGGAACTTGATCATTacataaataagaaatctCAAAATACTATACAATGGACAAACACACATACAAGGAACGTGAAAACTTCACCGACCAGTTAGCCGGAAGTTGTCGTCCATCTATTTGAATTCATGTTaagcaaaaattaattttagttcAACCGCTAAAACTGGCGGAAAACTGTAAAATCTAGGGACCGATTGACGACTGTAGAGACTTTTGGTGTAAGAATTTTGACTGCAAaagttttaattgttaaaatctgctttttctgttttttggtcAACCGATATAAATTAGAACTCAAAAGAGCCAATCATGTGgaatattgtttacatatgtGACAAGATGCGGTTGGGAACGAATCTTTCGTGCCAACTTATCCGCTTTTACATTTACACtacgagaaattaaagataaagagaagtTTGTGAATTCTTCCTTGTCGTTCTGCAACTCCTCCAAATACACTGAAAATGCCGGTCTTTTGGTTGGGGAagacaccatcttcaccaAATCTGAAGAGTCTGTAAAGAAAGCTACGTCCTGGTTGTATGTTCCAATCATGCATTTCATCGCCCAAAAAAAAGCTTCCACTTCGGTATGTAGAGGAGATAGACTTCAACGAACGTTGGCGGCTCCCATGGTTGGCGACTAACCAAAAAATGATAGG
This sequence is a window from Arabidopsis thaliana chromosome 1 sequence. Protein-coding genes within it:
- a CDS encoding Serine/Threonine-kinase encodes the protein MTWDESLPEQEAKGVVIKGHGSNMMILSPPLREDDCDGHYVFSLRDNLISIIKVN
- a CDS encoding uncharacterized protein (unknown protein; FUNCTIONS IN: molecular_function unknown; INVOLVED IN: biological_process unknown; LOCATED IN: endomembrane system; EXPRESSED IN: sperm cell, root; BEST Arabidopsis thaliana protein match is: unknown protein (TAIR:AT1G36622.1); Has 14 Blast hits to 14 proteins in 2 species: Archae - 0; Bacteria - 0; Metazoa - 0; Fungi - 0; Plants - 14; Viruses - 0; Other Eukaryotes - 0 (source: NCBI BLink).), coding for MYKLTLCILTLSFLLLSGLSNTVLARVQYESPSQRNKIGKEVWDQTLLRDLKIGASGSNSGRAPSCNNSCKPNRP